A genomic stretch from Prionailurus bengalensis isolate Pbe53 chromosome E2, Fcat_Pben_1.1_paternal_pri, whole genome shotgun sequence includes:
- the PNMA8B gene encoding LOW QUALITY PROTEIN: paraneoplastic antigen-like protein 8B (The sequence of the model RefSeq protein was modified relative to this genomic sequence to represent the inferred CDS: inserted 3 bases in 3 codons; deleted 4 bases in 2 codons), translating into MGARLLGHWGRGLRADMHGALLVTGIPEGLEEEAVEAVLQPAFLPHPHPGTCRLCNTRAARDQKAEAAXVEFAGAINHASVPRQIPGKGGVRRVLCHHRVEDTRVLRQMKGLLLDEQQRPSEAGHRRWPGEGARREPHDSLGMVIRELAQDDLSAPRPLQEAAKELRKEWTLQRDAGGGAGPREFLALATXTDEAKQEPAEAEPXGGEALSLHSENPRRPGGCGPALVVLLAVRDTWQQEPRDSDAPESQSQRNGEAGDERVDSPEFVAIAACADPWAPWARRGGEMLKVAWVRESLGWSDKRGQTEALPAVLPVPRRDTRGAREKVDEAGRRVDPVVLRKATGRGSRRERISSLAEPEPPSTGAGTRRG; encoded by the exons ATGGGCGCGAGGCTTTTGGGCCACTGGGGCAGGGGGCTGCGCGCGGACATGCACGGGGCCCTACTGGTCACCGGCATCCCGgagggcctggaggaggaggccgtCGAAGCCGTCTTGCAGCCGgccttcctgccc cacccccaccccggcacgTGCAGGCTGTGCAACACTAGGGCCGCGAGGGACCAGAAGGCCGAGGCCG CGGTGGAGTTTGCAGGGGCCATAAATCACGCCTCCGTGCCCAGACAGATCCCGGGCAAGGGCGGCGTCCGGAGGGTTCTGTGTCACCACCGTGTGGAGGACACAAGGGTCCTGAGGCAGATGAAAGGCCTGCTGCTGGATGAGCAGCAGAGGCCCTCGGAGGCAGGCCACAGGCGCT GGCCAGGAGAGGGAGCCAGGCGGGAGCCCCACGACTCTCTGGGGATGGTGATCCGGGAGCTAGCCCAGGACGACCTGAGCGCTCCACGCCCGCTCCAGGAGGCAGCCAAGGAGCTCAGGAAGGAGTGGACCCTGCAGAGAGACGCGGGCGGAGGAGCGGGTCCCCGTGAGTTCTTGGCCCTGGCGA GGACGGACGAAGCCAAGCAGGAGCCGGCGGAGGCAGAGC GGGGGGGCGAGGCCCTCAGCCTCCACAGCGAGAACCCCCGGCGTCCAGGGGGGTGCGGCCCGGCTTTAGTGGTCCTGCTGGCGGTGAGAGACACGTGGCAGCAGGAGCCCAGGGACAGCGACGCTCCCGAAAGCCAGTCACAGCGAAACGGGGAGGCAGGAGACGAGAGGGTGGACAGTCCCGAGTTTGTGGCCATCGCGGCCTGTGCGGACCCGTGGGCCCCGTGGGCCCGT CGGGGAGGGGAGATGCTGAAAGTCGCTTGGGTGAGGGAGTCACTGGGCTGGAGCGACAAGCGAGGCCAGACAGAGGCCCTCCCCGCGGTCTTGCCCGTCCCGCGCCGGGACACTCGGGGAGCCCGCGAGAAGGTGGACGAGGCGGGCCGCCGGGTGGACCCCGTGGTCCTGCGGAAGGCCACGGGCCGCGGGAGCCGCCGGGAGCGCATTTCCAGCCTGGCCGAGCCCGAGCCCCCCTCCACGGGCGCGGGGACCCGGCGGGGCTGA
- the CCDC8 gene encoding coiled-coil domain-containing protein 8 isoform X1 codes for MLQIGEDVDYLLIPREVRLAGGVWRVISKPATKEAEFRERLTQFLEEEGRTLEDVARIIEKSTPHPPQPPKKPKEPRVRRRVPQMVTPPPRLVVGTYDSSNASDSEFSDFETSRGKGDKGHNGPGRGRRVRKMPVSYLGSKFLGSDLESGDDEELVEAFLQRGEKKPSAPPARRRVNLPVPMFEDNPRPQLSKADRWREYVSQVSWGKLKRRVKGWAPRSSPEVGEARQASPRVERDGAWAPGRASLGDNVGNAGGGQAPETAPRRWRPRINWASFRRRRREEAAASTVQVAEAADDQRAEAADDQRAEAADDRGAEAADDRGAEAADDQGAEAADDQGAEAAGNQRVEAIANQRAEAIPVQGAEAEDNPRAEAIAVQRAEVANNRREGAADNQRAEAPVVQEAEASAARVATGATQGARARKQVKTVRFQTPGRFSWFRKRRRASWHTPRLPTLPERVPRAGEARSLRVLRAEARAEAEQGEREDQL; via the coding sequence ATGCTGCAGATCGGGGAGGACGTCGACTATTTGCTCATCCCCCGGGAGGTCAGGCTGGCCGGGGGCGTGTGGAGGGTCATCTCCAAGCCGGCCACCAAGGAGGCCGAATTTCGGGAGCGGCTGACCCAGTTTCTGGAGGAAGAAGGCCGCACGCTGGAGGACGTGGCCCGCATCATCGAGAAGAGCACCCCACACCCGCCCCAGCCCCCCAAGAAGCCCAAGGAGCCCCGAGTGAGGAGGAGAGTCCCGCAAATGGTGACCCCTCCCCCGCGGCTGGTCGTGGGCACCTATGACAGCAGCAACGCCAGCGACAGCGAGTTCAGTGACTTCGAGACCTCCAGAGGCAAGGGCGACAAGGGTCACAACGGCCCGGGGCGCGGCAGGAGGGTGCGCAAAATGCCTGTCAGTTACCTGGGCAGCAAATTTCTGGGGAGCGACCTGGAAAGCGGGGATGACGAGGAACTGGTGGAGGCCTTCCTGCAGCGAGGGGAGAAGAAGCCCAGCGCGCCACCTGCCCGCCGCCGCGTGAACCTGCCGGTGCCCATGTTTGAGGACAACCCCAGGCCGCAGCTGTCCAAGGCGGACAGGTGGCGAGAGTACGTCAGCCAGGTGTCCTGGGGGAAGCTGAAGCGGAGGGTGAAGGGCTGGGCGCCGAGGTCCAGCCCCGAGGTGGGCGAGGCCCGGCAGGCCTCTCCCAGGGTGGAGAGGGACGGGGCATGGGCGCCAGGCAGGGCCAGCCTGGGGGATAATGTGGGCAACGCAGGAGGCGGCCAGGCGCCCGAGACTGCCCCAAGACGATGGAGGCCCAGAATCAACTGGGCCTCTTTCCGCCGTCgtaggagggaggaggcagcagcATCCACAGTTCAGGTGGCAGAGGCTGCAGACGATCAGAGGGCAGAGGCTGCAGATGATCAGAGGGCAGAGGCTGCAGACGATCGGGGGGCAGAGGCTGCAGACGATCGGGGGGCAGAGGCTGCAGACGATCAGGGGGCAGAGGCTGCAGACGATCAGGGGGCAGAGGCTGCAGGTAATCAGAGGGTGGAGGCTATAGCTAATCAGAGGGCAGAGGCCATACCCGTCCAGGGGGCAGAGGCCGAGGATAATCCCAGGGCAGAAGCCATAGCTGTCCAGAGGGCAGAGGTTGCAAATAATCGAAGGGAAGGGGCTGCAGATAATCAGAGGGCAGAGGCCCCAGTTGTCCAGGAAGCTGAAGCCTCAGCTGCCCGGGTGGCCACAGGGGCAACCCAGGGAGCTAGGGCCCGGAAACAGGTCAAGACAGTGAGGTTCCAGACTCCTGGACGTTTCTCATGGTTTCGCAAGCGGCGGAGAGCCTCCTGGCACACTCCTCGGTTGCCAACCCTGCCGGAGAGAGTCCCCAGGGCAGGCGAGGCCAGGAGCCTTAGGGTGTtgagggcagaggccagagcAGAAGCAGAGCAGGGAGAACGAGAAGACCAGCTGTGA
- the CCDC8 gene encoding coiled-coil domain-containing protein 8 isoform X2, whose product MLQIGEDVDYLLIPREVRLAGGVWRVISKPATKEAEFRERLTQFLEEEGRTLEDVARIIEKSTPHPPQPPKKPKEPRVRRRVPQMVTPPPRLVVGTYDSSNASDSEFSDFETSRGKGDKGHNGPGRGRRVRKMPVSYLGSKFLGSDLESGDDEELVEAFLQRGEKKPSAPPARRRVNLPVPMFEDNPRPQLSKADRWREYVSQVSWGKLKRRVKGWAPRSSPEVGEARQASPRVERDGAWAPGRASLGDNVGNAGGGQAPETAPRRWRPRINWASFRRRRREEAAASTVQVAEAADDQRAEAADDQRAEAADDQGAEAADDQGAEAAGNQRVEAIANQRAEAIPVQGAEAEDNPRAEAIAVQRAEVANNRREGAADNQRAEAPVVQEAEASAARVATGATQGARARKQVKTVRFQTPGRFSWFRKRRRASWHTPRLPTLPERVPRAGEARSLRVLRAEARAEAEQGEREDQL is encoded by the exons ATGCTGCAGATCGGGGAGGACGTCGACTATTTGCTCATCCCCCGGGAGGTCAGGCTGGCCGGGGGCGTGTGGAGGGTCATCTCCAAGCCGGCCACCAAGGAGGCCGAATTTCGGGAGCGGCTGACCCAGTTTCTGGAGGAAGAAGGCCGCACGCTGGAGGACGTGGCCCGCATCATCGAGAAGAGCACCCCACACCCGCCCCAGCCCCCCAAGAAGCCCAAGGAGCCCCGAGTGAGGAGGAGAGTCCCGCAAATGGTGACCCCTCCCCCGCGGCTGGTCGTGGGCACCTATGACAGCAGCAACGCCAGCGACAGCGAGTTCAGTGACTTCGAGACCTCCAGAGGCAAGGGCGACAAGGGTCACAACGGCCCGGGGCGCGGCAGGAGGGTGCGCAAAATGCCTGTCAGTTACCTGGGCAGCAAATTTCTGGGGAGCGACCTGGAAAGCGGGGATGACGAGGAACTGGTGGAGGCCTTCCTGCAGCGAGGGGAGAAGAAGCCCAGCGCGCCACCTGCCCGCCGCCGCGTGAACCTGCCGGTGCCCATGTTTGAGGACAACCCCAGGCCGCAGCTGTCCAAGGCGGACAGGTGGCGAGAGTACGTCAGCCAGGTGTCCTGGGGGAAGCTGAAGCGGAGGGTGAAGGGCTGGGCGCCGAGGTCCAGCCCCGAGGTGGGCGAGGCCCGGCAGGCCTCTCCCAGGGTGGAGAGGGACGGGGCATGGGCGCCAGGCAGGGCCAGCCTGGGGGATAATGTGGGCAACGCAGGAGGCGGCCAGGCGCCCGAGACTGCCCCAAGACGATGGAGGCCCAGAATCAACTGGGCCTCTTTCCGCCGTCgtaggagggaggaggcagcagcATCCACAGTTCAGGTGGCAGAGGCTGCAGACGATCAGAGGGCAGAGGCTGCAGATGATCAGAGGGCAGAG GCTGCAGACGATCAGGGGGCAGAGGCTGCAGACGATCAGGGGGCAGAGGCTGCAGGTAATCAGAGGGTGGAGGCTATAGCTAATCAGAGGGCAGAGGCCATACCCGTCCAGGGGGCAGAGGCCGAGGATAATCCCAGGGCAGAAGCCATAGCTGTCCAGAGGGCAGAGGTTGCAAATAATCGAAGGGAAGGGGCTGCAGATAATCAGAGGGCAGAGGCCCCAGTTGTCCAGGAAGCTGAAGCCTCAGCTGCCCGGGTGGCCACAGGGGCAACCCAGGGAGCTAGGGCCCGGAAACAGGTCAAGACAGTGAGGTTCCAGACTCCTGGACGTTTCTCATGGTTTCGCAAGCGGCGGAGAGCCTCCTGGCACACTCCTCGGTTGCCAACCCTGCCGGAGAGAGTCCCCAGGGCAGGCGAGGCCAGGAGCCTTAGGGTGTtgagggcagaggccagagcAGAAGCAGAGCAGGGAGAACGAGAAGACCAGCTGTGA
- the PNMA8C gene encoding paraneoplastic antigen-like protein 8C has translation MLFGVKDIALLEHGCKALEVDSYKSLMILDIPEDCDHEEFEDIIRAPLRPLGKFEVAGKAFLEEERSKAAIIRLAEDINYAVIPREIKGKGGLWRVVYMPRKQDIEFLTKLNLFLQSEGRTVEDVARVLRQELCPAVTGPREPPARKCRAPGAGEKQPGAGATAGADAAPPLDSTEKPSKPGDDKRGKRKHKKNRRRHHASDKL, from the coding sequence ATGCTGTTCGGGGTGAAGGACATCGCCCTGTTGGAGCACGGGTGCAAGGCTCTGGAGGTGGACAGTTACAAGTCCCTGATGATCCTGGACATCCCGGAAGACTGCGACCACGAGGAATTCGAAGACATCATACGGGCCCCCCTGAGACCTCTGGGCAAGTTCGAAGTGGCTGGGAAGGCCTTTCTGGAAGAAGAGAGGTCCAAGGCAGCCATCATCAGGCTGGCGGAGGACATCAATTATGCCGTCATCCCCAGGGAGATCAAGGGCAAGGGCGGCCTGTGGAGGGTGGTCTACATGCCCCGGAAGCAGGACATCGAATTCCTGACCAAGCTGAACCTCTTCCTGCAGAGCGAGGGCAGGACGGTGGAGGACGTGGCCCGAGTCCTGAGGCAGGAATTGTGCCCCGCAGTGACGGGCCCCAGAGAGCCACCTGCCAGAAAGTGCCGCGCGCCCGGGGCCGGGGAGAAGCAGCCCGGGGCTGGGGCCACGGCCGGGGCGGATGCGGCGCCGCCTCTGGACTCCACGGAGAAGCCGAGCAAGCCTGGAGATGACAAGAGAGGCAAGAGGAAGCATAAGAAAAACCGGCGAAGGCACCATGCATCTGACAAGCTGTGA